A genome region from Nicotiana tabacum cultivar K326 chromosome 13, ASM71507v2, whole genome shotgun sequence includes the following:
- the LOC107772333 gene encoding histone deacetylase 14, chloroplastic isoform X2 — protein MELPAVCSRSFGGGNLLFWVRPHVYSHKKYSKNGITIKYIDLQKHIGSEKGYSSTSARGTIYCSTQQESNAGLPSDHIGVSAKVIFAAAPAMGHNQESHPECNSRVPAILTALEKMKLTSKFRGSDIVEVQNFRPATIDDIASVHAGAYISGLEKAMDQASEKGLIFIEGSGPTYATATTFQESLFAAGAGISLVDSVVAASKFRKDPPVGFALIRPPGHHAVPKGPMGFCVFGNIAIAARYAQRMHGLKRVFIIDFDVHHGNGTNDAFYEDPDIFFLSTHQAGSYPGTGKIDQIGSGSGEGSTLNLPLPGGSGDTAMRKVYDEVIVPCAQRFKPDIILVSAGYDAHVLDPLASLQFTTGTYYMLASNIKQLAKDLCGGRCVFFLEGGYNLSSLSNSVADSFCAFLGERSLAAELDDPAYLHEEPLNKVKQAIEKVKHIHSF, from the exons ATGGAGCTTCCCGCTGTTTGTTCGCGAAGCTTTGGAGGAG GTAACTTGCTGTTCTGGGTTAGACCTCACGTTTACTCTCATAAGAAGTATTCCAAGAATGGAATTACCATTAAGTATATAGATCTCCAGAAGCACATCGGATCAGAAAAGGGGTATTCGTCAACGAGTGCTCGAGGCACCATTTATTGTTCAACTCAGCAGGAAAGCAATGCTGGCTTGCCTTCTGATCATATTGGAGTTAGTGCAAAAGTGATTTTTGCTGCTGCACCCGCAATGGGTCATAATCAG GAATCACATCCAGAATGCAACTCTAGAGTTCCTGCAATTTTGACAGCTCTGGAAAAGATGAAACTGACTTCTAAG TTTCGAGGCTCAGATATTGTTGAAGTGCAGAATTTCAGACCAGCTACAATAGATGATATAGCGAGTGTTCATGCTGGGGCATATATCTCAGGGCTTGAGAAG GCTATGGATCAGGCTTCAGAGAAAGGTCTAATTTTCATCGAAGGATCTGGGCCAACATATGCTACTGCCACA ACATTCCAAGAGTCATTATTTGCAGCTGGAGCTGGAATTTCGTTGGTTGATTCAGTG GTGGCAGCATCGAAATTTAGGAAGGATCCTCCTGTCGGTTTTGCGCTCATTCGACCTCCTGGTCACCATGCTGTTCCAAAGGGCCCCATGGGCTTTTGTGTCTTTGGAAATATTGCTATTGCTGCTCGTTATGCTCAACGAATGCATGGATTGAAGCGTGTTTTTATCATAGATTTTGATGTTCATCATGGAAATGGAACCAATGACGCCTTCTATGAGGACCCAGATATATTTTTCCTTTCAACTCACCAA GCTGGAAGTTATCCTGGGACTGGCAAGATAGATCAAATTGGTTCTGGAAGTGGTGAAGGATCAACACTGAACCTCCCTTTACCTGGAGGATCAGGTGATACAGCAATGCGAAAGGTGTATGATGAAGTTATTGTACCATGTGCTCAAAGGTTCAAGCCAGATATAATCCTTGTTTCAGCTGG GTATGATGCCCATGTGTTGGATCCCCTCGCCAGCCTGCAGTTCACAACAGGAACATATTACATGCTAGCCTCTAACATTAAGCAACTTGCCAAAGATTTATGTGGAGGGCGTTGCGTGTTTTTCTTAGAAGGGGGTTATAATCTCAGTTCTCTGTCAAATTCAGTTGCGGACTCGTTTTGTGCCTTTCTTGGGGAGCGGAGCCTGGCTGCAGAGCTAGATGATCCAGCCTACTTGCACGAAGAACCATTGAACAAGGTGAAGCAGGCAATAGAAAAGGTGAAGCACATACATTCCTTTTGA